In Arthrobacter sp. SLBN-83, one DNA window encodes the following:
- a CDS encoding PhoH family protein: MATSEQLPEVLAGQGGKATSRDERTTFETGAATDAAAGFAVSGREADIHTFVIDTSVLLSDPRALLRFAEHEVVVPVVVITELEAKRHDPELGYFARKALRLLDDLRVKHGGLNQPLPIGDEGGTLMVELNHISAEVLPLGFRSGDNDSRILAVAKNLANEGRDVTVVSKDLPMRVKASAMGLTADEYRNELVKDSGWTGVAEIEADEQEISTLYGHEPVFIPAAAELPVNTGLVLLSNRGSALGRVGADKHVRLVKGDRDVFGLHGRSAEQRLAIDMLMDPAVGIVSIGGRAGTGKSALALCAGLEAVLERREHRKVIVFRPLYAVGGQELGYLPGSESEKMNPWAQAVFDTLGALVSQEVVEEVMDRGMLEVMPLTHIRGRSLHDAFVIVDEAQSLEKNVLLTVMSRIGQNSKIVLTHDVAQRDNLRVGRHDGIAAVVETLKGHPLFGHVTLTRSERSPIAALVTELLEG, translated from the coding sequence GTGGCTACTTCTGAACAACTGCCCGAGGTCCTGGCTGGACAGGGCGGGAAAGCTACCTCTCGCGATGAGCGAACCACCTTTGAAACCGGCGCGGCAACTGATGCCGCGGCCGGTTTTGCTGTCTCCGGAAGGGAAGCCGACATCCACACCTTCGTCATCGACACCTCCGTCCTGCTCTCCGATCCCCGCGCTCTCCTGCGGTTCGCCGAACACGAGGTGGTTGTCCCCGTCGTCGTCATCACCGAACTCGAAGCCAAGCGGCACGACCCCGAGCTGGGCTACTTCGCGCGGAAGGCCCTGCGGCTCTTGGACGATCTCCGGGTCAAGCATGGCGGCCTGAACCAGCCCCTGCCCATCGGCGATGAGGGCGGCACGCTCATGGTGGAGCTCAACCACATCTCCGCAGAGGTACTGCCGCTGGGCTTCCGCAGCGGCGACAACGACAGCCGCATCCTCGCCGTGGCCAAGAACCTGGCCAACGAAGGACGCGACGTCACCGTCGTCTCCAAAGACCTGCCCATGCGGGTCAAAGCCTCCGCCATGGGGCTCACCGCCGACGAGTACCGCAACGAACTGGTCAAGGACTCAGGCTGGACAGGCGTCGCCGAAATCGAAGCCGACGAGCAGGAAATCTCAACCCTGTACGGCCACGAACCCGTCTTCATCCCCGCCGCGGCCGAACTTCCCGTCAACACCGGGCTGGTGCTGCTCTCCAACCGCGGCTCGGCACTCGGCCGGGTAGGTGCCGACAAGCATGTGCGCCTGGTCAAGGGCGACCGCGACGTATTCGGACTCCACGGCCGGTCCGCCGAGCAGCGGCTGGCCATCGACATGCTCATGGATCCCGCGGTCGGCATCGTCTCCATCGGCGGACGCGCGGGCACCGGCAAATCCGCACTGGCTCTCTGTGCAGGACTCGAGGCCGTGCTGGAGCGCCGCGAACACCGCAAAGTGATCGTCTTCCGGCCCCTCTACGCCGTGGGCGGCCAGGAACTCGGCTACCTGCCGGGCTCCGAATCGGAGAAGATGAACCCTTGGGCGCAGGCAGTCTTCGACACCCTGGGCGCATTGGTCAGCCAGGAAGTGGTGGAGGAGGTCATGGACCGCGGCATGCTCGAAGTCATGCCCCTCACCCACATCCGCGGACGCTCCCTCCACGACGCCTTCGTGATCGTCGATGAGGCCCAGTCCCTCGAAAAGAACGTCCTCCTCACCGTCATGAGCCGCATCGGACAGAACTCGAAAATCGTCCTTACCCACGACGTCGCCCAGCGGGACAACCTCCGGGTCGGCCGCCACGACGGAATCGCCGCCGTCGTCGAAACCCTGAAAGGACACCCGCTCTTCGGCCACGTCACCCTCACCCGCTCCGAACGCTCGCCCATCGCAGCCCTCGTCACCGAACTCCTGGAGGGTTAA
- a CDS encoding isoprenyl transferase has product MELPGFLYGYYERRLLKDLPRDRIPRHIGVMVDGNRRWAKQFNAPTSQGHQAGADKIHEFLGWCQELGVKVVTLYMLSTDNMNRSSEELDLLMGIIANTLDRLDEDANISVHAMGAPELLPDYLAERLNKLTARTPVREKIHVNVAVGYGGRREIVDAVRELLHDAVAKGMDISKLADDLCVDDISRFLYTRGQPDPDLVIRTSGEQRLSGFLMWQSAYSEFYFCEALWPAFRKVDFLRALRDYAGRQRRFGT; this is encoded by the coding sequence GTGGAGTTGCCCGGGTTCCTCTATGGCTATTACGAGCGCCGGCTGCTCAAGGACCTTCCGCGGGACCGCATTCCCCGCCACATCGGCGTCATGGTGGACGGCAACCGCCGCTGGGCCAAACAGTTCAATGCACCCACCAGCCAGGGCCACCAGGCCGGCGCTGACAAGATCCACGAATTCCTCGGCTGGTGCCAGGAGCTCGGCGTCAAAGTGGTGACGCTCTACATGCTGTCCACGGACAACATGAACCGATCCAGCGAGGAACTCGACCTCCTGATGGGCATCATCGCCAACACCCTGGACCGGCTGGACGAGGACGCCAACATTTCTGTCCATGCCATGGGTGCTCCTGAACTGCTTCCCGACTACCTGGCAGAGCGGCTCAACAAGCTCACGGCCAGGACCCCCGTCCGGGAGAAGATCCACGTCAACGTTGCGGTGGGGTACGGGGGCCGCCGGGAGATCGTTGACGCCGTTAGGGAACTGCTGCATGACGCCGTCGCCAAGGGCATGGACATCTCCAAACTTGCCGATGACTTGTGCGTCGATGACATCTCACGCTTCCTTTACACCCGCGGCCAGCCGGACCCCGACCTGGTGATCAGGACGTCGGGGGAGCAGCGGCTTTCAGGCTTCCTCATGTGGCAGAGCGCCTACAGCGAGTTCTACTTCTGCGAGGCACTGTGGCCGGCCTTCCGCAAGGTGGATTTCCTCCGCGCCCTGCGCGATTACGCGGGCCGGCAACGCCGCTTTGGTACCTGA
- the trhA gene encoding PAQR family membrane homeostasis protein TrhA codes for MNSDSPKASPAPQPEDPNAGAEPESNAVDDAAVRLAELLMIKPKWRGWIHTVTAPLALAAGIILVALAPTTDRRITSAVYAATGVLLFGVSAVYHRGNWSPRVKLVLKRLDHTNIMLVIAGTYTPLAWTLLERQQAVVLLWVIWTGAILGVLFRLLWTDAPRWLYVPIYIALGCGALFYLPQFFQASVPAAVLICMGGVLYITGAVFYALKKPNFSYYHFGFHELFHALTVFAFAAHFVAIALAVLS; via the coding sequence ATGAACAGCGACTCCCCCAAGGCCTCCCCGGCACCCCAGCCGGAGGACCCGAACGCCGGCGCGGAACCGGAATCCAACGCCGTGGATGATGCCGCCGTCCGCCTGGCGGAACTGCTGATGATCAAACCGAAATGGCGGGGCTGGATTCACACGGTCACGGCACCGCTGGCCCTGGCTGCCGGCATCATCCTGGTGGCCCTTGCCCCCACCACGGACCGCAGGATCACCTCTGCCGTCTACGCCGCCACCGGCGTCCTGCTGTTCGGAGTCAGTGCCGTTTACCACCGCGGCAATTGGTCACCGCGGGTGAAACTCGTCCTGAAACGGCTGGACCACACCAATATCATGCTGGTGATCGCCGGCACCTACACACCGCTGGCATGGACACTCCTGGAACGCCAGCAGGCAGTGGTGCTCTTATGGGTGATCTGGACCGGGGCCATCCTCGGCGTGCTGTTCCGGCTGCTGTGGACTGACGCGCCCCGCTGGCTTTACGTGCCCATCTACATCGCGCTGGGCTGCGGCGCCCTCTTCTACCTGCCGCAGTTCTTCCAGGCAAGCGTCCCCGCGGCCGTGCTGATCTGCATGGGCGGCGTCCTCTATATCACTGGCGCTGTTTTCTACGCCCTGAAGAAGCCCAATTTCAGCTACTACCACTTCGGCTTCCACGAACTGTTCCACGCACTCACGGTGTTCGCCTTCGCCGCCCATTTCGTGGCGATCGCGCTGGCGGTCCTCTCCTAG
- the mca gene encoding mycothiol conjugate amidase Mca: MTASSNSQVPLRLLAVHAHPDDESSKGAATMAMYAAAGVDVLVATCTDGSRGDIQNPAVEGEPHPKRDMAGARRLEMQRAAAILGIRQRWLGFVDSGLPEGDPLPPLPAGSFATLPLHQAAAPLVRLVRSFKPHVILSYDENGGYPHPDHIMAHKVAVEAFEAAGDPSRYPDAGEAWEPSKLYYDRAFSPERFRALHFALEEAGLQSPYAERLAAWLESDAEGHTPPPAAHPTTTQIDCGDFFETRDDALRSHRTQVDPLGFFFAVSPDMQRRVWPWEDYSLIHSRVHSELPEKDLFSGLR; the protein is encoded by the coding sequence ATGACAGCGTCCAGCAACTCCCAGGTGCCGCTCCGGCTGCTCGCGGTCCACGCCCACCCGGATGACGAATCCAGCAAGGGCGCTGCGACCATGGCGATGTACGCTGCCGCCGGCGTGGACGTCCTGGTGGCAACCTGCACGGACGGGTCCCGGGGCGACATCCAGAACCCCGCCGTCGAAGGTGAACCGCACCCCAAGCGCGACATGGCCGGCGCCCGCCGGCTCGAGATGCAGCGGGCCGCTGCCATCCTGGGCATCCGCCAGAGGTGGCTCGGCTTTGTCGATTCGGGCCTTCCCGAAGGCGACCCGCTCCCGCCGCTCCCCGCCGGCTCCTTCGCCACCCTGCCACTGCACCAGGCGGCAGCACCCTTGGTCCGGCTGGTCCGTTCCTTCAAGCCGCACGTCATCCTCAGCTATGACGAGAACGGCGGGTACCCGCACCCGGACCACATCATGGCGCACAAAGTAGCTGTTGAAGCGTTCGAGGCCGCCGGCGATCCCAGCCGCTATCCGGACGCGGGGGAAGCGTGGGAACCCAGCAAGCTCTACTACGACCGCGCCTTCAGCCCCGAGCGGTTCCGCGCGCTGCACTTTGCCTTGGAAGAAGCCGGGCTGCAGTCGCCCTACGCTGAACGCCTGGCAGCCTGGCTGGAGTCCGACGCCGAGGGGCACACCCCGCCGCCGGCGGCGCACCCCACCACCACGCAGATCGATTGCGGCGACTTCTTTGAAACGCGCGACGACGCGCTGCGCTCCCACCGCACGCAGGTGGACCCCCTCGGGTTCTTCTTCGCCGTTTCCCCGGATATGCAGCGCCGCGTCTGGCCGTGGGAGGACTATTCCCTGATCCACTCGCGGGTGCACTCGGAGCTCCCCGAAAAGGACCTGTTTTCAGGGCTAAGATAG
- a CDS encoding DUF4307 domain-containing protein — protein MTSPDQPAQPAPADSSLANRYGAKKRRLSPKAARAAIAAAMAVGIGFLAWVTTSNSLSGVTYKDVGYSTTDATLAEVDFQVTREPGNPVKCAVKALDSKFAVVGWKVVDIPPTAADGTPDGGRTVAQRVTLRTESASVSGVVDSCWIPGAES, from the coding sequence GTGACTTCCCCGGACCAGCCGGCCCAACCCGCGCCCGCAGACTCTAGCCTAGCCAATCGCTATGGTGCTAAAAAGCGCCGGCTCTCCCCCAAGGCCGCCCGCGCTGCCATCGCCGCCGCGATGGCCGTGGGAATCGGGTTCCTGGCCTGGGTCACTACCTCCAACTCGCTTTCCGGCGTGACGTACAAGGACGTGGGCTACAGCACCACCGATGCCACGCTCGCCGAGGTTGACTTCCAGGTCACCCGTGAACCGGGGAACCCGGTCAAGTGCGCCGTGAAGGCCCTTGATTCCAAATTTGCCGTGGTGGGCTGGAAAGTGGTGGACATTCCGCCAACAGCGGCAGATGGAACTCCCGACGGCGGCAGGACAGTGGCCCAGCGCGTCACCTTGCGCACGGAGTCGGCGTCGGTGTCCGGCGTGGTGGACAGCTGCTGGATCCCCGGCGCAGAGTCATAA
- the greA gene encoding transcription elongation factor GreA — translation MSTTNSASAAWLTQEAFDRLKAELDHLSGAGRAEIVQKIEAARQEGDLKENGGYHAAKEEQGKIEARIRQLTVLLRDAHVGEAPADDGIVEPGMIVVARIAGDEETFLLGSREIAGDSDLDVFSEKSPLGSAILGHKEGETLSYVAPNGKDIKVEILSAKPYTG, via the coding sequence GTGTCTACCACCAACAGCGCATCTGCAGCCTGGCTGACCCAGGAAGCTTTTGACCGCCTGAAGGCAGAGCTGGACCACCTTTCCGGCGCAGGCCGGGCGGAGATCGTCCAGAAGATTGAAGCAGCGCGGCAAGAGGGGGACCTCAAGGAGAACGGGGGCTACCACGCGGCCAAGGAGGAGCAGGGCAAGATCGAAGCCCGCATCCGCCAGCTGACGGTACTGCTCCGCGATGCCCATGTGGGTGAAGCACCTGCCGATGACGGCATCGTGGAACCCGGCATGATCGTGGTCGCCAGGATCGCCGGTGACGAGGAGACCTTCCTGCTGGGGTCGCGCGAAATCGCCGGCGACTCGGACCTGGATGTCTTCAGCGAGAAGTCGCCCCTGGGTTCAGCCATCCTGGGCCACAAGGAGGGCGAGACCCTCAGCTACGTCGCGCCCAACGGCAAGGACATCAAGGTGGAGATCCTCTCCGCCAAGCCCTACACGGGCTAG
- a CDS encoding rhomboid family intramembrane serine protease: protein MAGLGNGFPGNGRSPERQTIASRAKGGLVVLGGFLVLLFAIEVVNTLMMGALTRTFGLRPRSPDGLLDIFTFPLLHANLNHLLSNSLPLVIFGFLVFLSGLRVFLTALAFSWLGSGLTVWLIGNGVTVGASGLVFGLFAFLLVRGFFNRSWRQILLAVVLFMGYGSILLGALPFVAGYISWQAHLGGAAGGVVAALLLRPRSPAIARGL from the coding sequence ATGGCCGGACTGGGTAACGGATTTCCGGGTAACGGGCGCAGCCCCGAGCGGCAGACCATCGCGTCCCGCGCGAAGGGCGGGCTGGTGGTGCTGGGTGGTTTCCTGGTCCTGCTGTTCGCCATCGAAGTAGTCAACACGCTGATGATGGGCGCCCTCACCCGGACGTTCGGCCTGCGCCCCAGGAGCCCCGACGGGCTGCTGGACATCTTTACCTTCCCGCTCCTGCATGCAAACCTGAACCATCTCCTGTCCAACAGTTTGCCCCTGGTGATCTTCGGCTTCCTGGTGTTCCTCTCCGGGCTGCGCGTCTTCCTCACCGCCCTGGCTTTCAGCTGGCTGGGCAGCGGCCTGACGGTTTGGCTCATCGGGAACGGTGTCACGGTGGGTGCTTCCGGCCTGGTGTTCGGGCTTTTCGCTTTCCTGCTGGTGCGTGGGTTCTTCAACCGCAGCTGGCGGCAGATCCTGCTCGCCGTTGTTCTCTTCATGGGCTACGGCAGCATTCTGCTCGGCGCCCTGCCGTTCGTGGCCGGCTACATCAGCTGGCAGGCACACCTTGGCGGTGCGGCCGGAGGGGTGGTGGCCGCCCTGCTGCTTCGTCCGCGCAGCCCGGCAATTGCGCGGGGACTCTGA
- the ilvA gene encoding threonine ammonia-lyase — MKILETLPVTLDDVLEAQKLLDGIIARTPVESSRALGGMVGGDVYFKCENLQRAGSFKVRGAYVRMARLSPDEKKRGVVAASAGNHAQGVAVAAKSLGIKARIYMPLGVALPKLAATRSHGAEVILHGHNVDEALAEAQRYSNETGMVFVHPFDNVDVVAGQGTVGLEILEQVPHVDTVLMGVGGGGLLAGVAVAIKARARELGRDIRIIGVQAENAAAYPPSLAADALVPLKKVSTMADGIAVGRPGQLPFSIIRELVDDVVTVSEDSLARALIFLLERAKMVVEPAGAVGVAALMDGKIENPGTTVAVLSGGNIDPMLMLKVIQRGLSAAGRYMTVRMMLDDRPGSLATIARIIAENDANVTGLDHTRVGGSISMGDVSITVNLETKGHQHGEQVLSALRAEGFQPIVVH; from the coding sequence GTGAAGATCCTTGAAACCCTTCCCGTCACACTGGACGATGTCCTTGAGGCGCAGAAGCTGCTTGACGGGATTATCGCGCGCACTCCCGTGGAGTCATCGCGGGCCCTCGGAGGCATGGTAGGCGGCGACGTCTACTTCAAATGCGAAAACCTGCAGCGCGCCGGCTCGTTCAAGGTCCGTGGTGCCTATGTCCGGATGGCTCGGCTCTCACCCGACGAAAAGAAGCGCGGCGTGGTGGCGGCATCGGCCGGCAACCATGCCCAAGGCGTCGCAGTGGCTGCCAAAAGCCTAGGCATCAAAGCCCGTATCTACATGCCCCTGGGCGTCGCACTGCCCAAGCTCGCCGCCACCCGGAGCCACGGAGCCGAAGTCATACTGCACGGGCACAACGTGGACGAGGCGCTCGCCGAAGCCCAGCGCTACAGCAACGAAACCGGCATGGTCTTCGTGCATCCGTTCGACAACGTGGACGTGGTGGCGGGGCAGGGGACCGTGGGCCTGGAGATCCTGGAGCAGGTCCCGCACGTGGACACCGTCCTCATGGGCGTAGGCGGCGGGGGCCTCCTTGCAGGGGTCGCCGTGGCCATCAAGGCCCGCGCCCGCGAACTTGGCCGGGACATCCGGATCATCGGCGTCCAGGCGGAGAACGCGGCGGCCTACCCGCCCTCGCTGGCCGCAGATGCGCTGGTGCCGCTCAAGAAGGTGTCCACCATGGCGGACGGCATCGCCGTGGGGCGGCCCGGACAGCTGCCCTTCAGCATCATCCGGGAACTGGTGGACGATGTGGTCACGGTCAGCGAGGACTCCCTGGCCCGCGCCCTGATCTTCCTGCTGGAACGGGCAAAGATGGTGGTGGAACCCGCCGGCGCAGTGGGGGTCGCGGCCCTCATGGACGGCAAGATCGAGAACCCTGGCACCACGGTGGCTGTGCTCTCCGGCGGCAATATCGACCCCATGCTGATGCTCAAGGTCATCCAGCGCGGCCTCTCCGCCGCGGGCCGGTACATGACGGTCCGCATGATGCTTGACGATCGACCCGGCTCGCTGGCCACCATCGCCCGCATCATCGCCGAAAACGACGCGAACGTCACCGGCCTTGACCACACCAGGGTGGGGGGTTCCATCAGCATGGGTGACGTCTCCATCACCGTGAACCTGGAAACCAAGGGACACCAGCACGGGGAGCAGGTCCTCAGCGCCCTGCGTGCCGAGGGCTTCCAGCCGATCGTGGTGCATTAG
- a CDS encoding AI-2E family transporter: MTPKEDDVTLAHPAPAHAAPAAAAAPPLRVLADRELDRDIPYGIRIAASWSWRLGLILLMAGTLVWLLSHITLLIIPIMVAALLAGLLSPVTAWLKKRGLPAGLAVAVTILGFIGVIVGALALVGRQLVVGFSELYSQALEGVRQVQDWLSAGPLHLTADQIDQYIKEATDAVQNNSSSIVSGALSVGSTAGHFAAGMLLSLFILIFFLLEGDRIWAFLVRMLPRKARAATFGAGHKGWASMVSYARIQMFVAAVDALGIGVGAAIIGVPLALPLGVLVFLGSFIPVVGALVTGVVAVLLALVANGPVNALIMLAIVLLVQQLEGHILQPLVMGKAVSLHPVAVILSVAAGSYLAGIPGALFSVPILAVANSAVRYIAARTWEHEQVPVIAGKPITAGAGGDNTIQDVEPPSASDAGRDAAAGTAAEPRDARTSSMEGPGAEPRGE; the protein is encoded by the coding sequence ATGACGCCTAAAGAGGACGACGTTACACTTGCCCATCCAGCGCCCGCCCATGCGGCACCGGCGGCCGCCGCGGCCCCGCCCCTGAGGGTCCTGGCAGACCGTGAACTGGACAGGGACATTCCCTACGGAATCCGCATCGCAGCGTCGTGGTCATGGCGCCTGGGCCTGATCCTCCTGATGGCCGGGACGCTGGTGTGGCTGCTCAGCCACATCACCCTCCTGATCATCCCCATCATGGTGGCCGCCCTCCTCGCCGGACTCCTCAGCCCGGTGACAGCCTGGCTGAAGAAGCGGGGACTGCCGGCGGGCCTGGCGGTAGCGGTAACCATCCTTGGTTTCATCGGCGTCATTGTCGGGGCGCTGGCCCTGGTGGGGCGGCAGCTGGTTGTTGGCTTCAGCGAACTCTATTCGCAGGCACTCGAAGGCGTCCGGCAGGTCCAGGACTGGCTGTCCGCAGGTCCGCTGCACCTCACCGCAGACCAGATCGACCAGTACATCAAGGAAGCCACCGATGCGGTGCAGAACAACAGCAGCAGCATCGTCAGCGGAGCCCTCTCCGTCGGCAGCACCGCCGGCCACTTCGCAGCCGGAATGCTCCTCTCGCTGTTCATCCTCATCTTCTTCCTCCTGGAAGGAGACCGGATCTGGGCGTTCCTGGTCCGGATGCTTCCGCGCAAGGCCAGGGCCGCCACGTTCGGCGCAGGCCACAAGGGCTGGGCATCCATGGTCAGCTATGCGCGCATCCAGATGTTCGTAGCGGCAGTCGACGCCCTCGGCATCGGCGTGGGTGCAGCCATCATCGGCGTCCCGCTTGCGCTGCCCCTCGGTGTCCTGGTGTTCCTTGGCTCATTCATCCCGGTGGTGGGTGCCCTGGTGACCGGCGTCGTCGCCGTCCTCCTGGCACTGGTGGCCAACGGCCCCGTCAACGCCCTCATCATGCTGGCAATCGTCCTCCTGGTCCAGCAGCTTGAGGGCCACATCCTGCAGCCGCTGGTGATGGGCAAGGCGGTATCGCTCCACCCGGTGGCCGTGATCCTCAGCGTTGCCGCCGGCTCCTACCTTGCCGGTATCCCCGGGGCGCTGTTCTCCGTGCCCATCCTGGCCGTAGCAAACTCGGCCGTTCGCTACATCGCCGCCAGAACGTGGGAACATGAACAGGTGCCGGTAATTGCCGGGAAGCCCATCACAGCCGGAGCGGGCGGGGACAACACCATCCAGGACGTTGAACCGCCTTCTGCATCCGACGCGGGGAGGGACGCGGCGGCCGGCACTGCAGCCGAACCCCGTGATGCCCGCACCTCTTCCATGGAGGGCCCCGGGGCAGAACCCAGAGGAGAGTAG
- a CDS encoding aldose 1-epimerase family protein, whose product MTASSEQGITAPSAGARPCATGRQYELRRGDAVAVVTELAAGLRSFSREGVLLTETYGDDEIAPGGAGITLAPWANRVEDGQWLLDGRKQQLDITEVSRNNASHGLLRNTGYALVGESPHAVALEAAVFPQHGYPFLVRHRVEYQLSADLGLHVRQTLTNDSAAAAPFVLGAHPYLRLGDAPVEELRLTVAANTRLVADERLIPRGSAPVDGDVDFRSGRHVANIAVDVALTDLQYEDGKARHTLAAADGSAVSLWQDEACSYVHVYVSTLYPGRTRAVAVEPMTGPANAFNSGDGLRWLPPGESFSMEWGIDYTPGGVGR is encoded by the coding sequence ATGACAGCCTCTTCCGAACAGGGAATCACCGCACCTTCCGCAGGCGCCCGGCCTTGCGCCACCGGCCGGCAGTACGAGCTGCGGCGCGGCGATGCCGTGGCCGTAGTCACCGAACTCGCCGCAGGACTCCGCTCCTTCAGCCGGGAAGGGGTCCTGCTGACCGAGACCTACGGCGATGATGAGATCGCCCCCGGCGGTGCCGGCATTACGCTGGCGCCCTGGGCCAACAGGGTGGAGGACGGGCAGTGGCTCCTGGACGGCAGGAAGCAGCAGCTGGACATCACGGAGGTGTCCCGCAACAACGCCAGCCACGGCCTGCTCCGCAACACAGGCTACGCCCTGGTGGGGGAGTCCCCGCACGCCGTCGCCCTGGAGGCGGCCGTCTTCCCGCAGCACGGCTACCCGTTCCTGGTACGGCACCGCGTGGAGTACCAGCTTTCGGCAGACCTGGGACTGCACGTCCGGCAAACCCTCACCAACGATTCCGCTGCGGCTGCACCCTTCGTGCTGGGCGCGCACCCCTACCTGCGCCTTGGTGACGCCCCGGTGGAGGAACTGCGGCTGACCGTTGCCGCCAATACCCGGCTGGTGGCAGATGAGCGTTTGATCCCGCGTGGTTCGGCCCCGGTGGACGGGGACGTCGACTTCCGTTCCGGCCGGCACGTTGCGAACATCGCCGTGGACGTTGCCCTGACGGACCTGCAGTATGAAGATGGGAAGGCCCGGCATACCCTGGCCGCAGCCGACGGCAGCGCGGTGTCCCTCTGGCAGGATGAAGCCTGCAGCTATGTCCACGTCTATGTGAGCACGCTGTACCCGGGCAGGACCCGCGCGGTGGCCGTGGAGCCCATGACGGGGCCGGCCAATGCCTTCAACTCCGGCGACGGGCTTCGATGGTTGCCCCCGGGAGAGTCTTTCAGCATGGAATGGGGTATCGACTACACGCCGGGCGGGGTGGGCCGGTAG
- the galT gene encoding galactose-1-phosphate uridylyltransferase, producing MTGITSTTLSDGRELIYFDDAGTRASRAEHLTTDRRGLPPRGEPGEVRFDALTDEWVAIAAHRQARTHLPPADQCPICPTTPGNASEIPAADYDVVVFENRFPSLGPALGPVPGDPSWGTKGPAYGRCEVVSFTPEHTGSFSGLTPERSRTVIEAWSQRTAALSALDGIKQVFPFENRGADIGVTLHHPHGQIYAYPYVTPRAGVLGAAARKYYDAKDGRDTLTGSLLRAEREDGSRMVLEGKHFSAYVPFAARWPLEIHLVPHRHVPDLSALGGEEKDELAQVYLDLLKRVDALYPTPTPYISAWHQAPLDDVLRPAGYLHLQLTSPRRAADKLKYLAGSEAAMGAFINDTTPENVAERLRTVVVPPSSTPAAAMAATPEGASA from the coding sequence ATGACAGGGATTACCAGCACCACACTCTCGGATGGCCGGGAGCTGATCTACTTCGACGACGCCGGCACCCGGGCCTCGCGCGCAGAGCACCTCACCACAGACCGCCGGGGGCTGCCGCCGCGGGGCGAACCGGGCGAGGTCCGCTTCGATGCGTTGACGGATGAATGGGTGGCCATCGCCGCGCACCGCCAGGCCCGTACCCACCTGCCGCCGGCAGACCAGTGCCCCATCTGTCCCACCACGCCCGGCAACGCTTCCGAAATTCCTGCCGCCGATTACGACGTTGTGGTCTTCGAAAACCGCTTCCCCTCCCTCGGACCGGCCCTGGGACCGGTACCTGGGGACCCCTCATGGGGAACGAAAGGCCCTGCCTACGGCCGCTGCGAAGTGGTGTCCTTCACCCCGGAACACACGGGGTCCTTCAGCGGACTGACACCCGAGCGCTCCCGCACGGTGATCGAAGCGTGGTCGCAGCGTACTGCTGCCCTCAGCGCTTTGGACGGCATCAAGCAGGTCTTTCCGTTCGAAAACCGCGGGGCTGATATCGGCGTGACGCTGCACCACCCCCATGGCCAGATCTACGCTTACCCGTACGTCACGCCCCGCGCAGGGGTCCTGGGCGCCGCGGCCAGGAAGTACTACGACGCCAAAGACGGCAGGGACACCCTGACCGGCTCACTGCTGCGCGCCGAGCGGGAAGACGGTAGCAGGATGGTGCTTGAAGGAAAGCACTTCAGTGCCTACGTGCCCTTCGCAGCCCGCTGGCCGCTGGAAATCCACCTCGTACCACACCGCCATGTACCCGACCTTTCCGCATTGGGCGGGGAGGAAAAAGATGAGCTGGCGCAGGTCTACCTGGACCTGCTCAAGCGGGTGGATGCGCTGTATCCCACACCCACGCCCTACATCTCCGCCTGGCACCAGGCGCCGCTGGACGACGTCCTCCGGCCGGCCGGCTACCTCCACCTCCAGCTGACCTCCCCGCGCCGGGCCGCCGATAAGCTGAAGTACCTGGCCGGGTCCGAGGCAGCCATGGGGGCCTTCATCAACGACACCACCCCCGAAAACGTGGCGGAACGCCTGCGCACTGTGGTGGTCCCGCCGTCGTCCACGCCTGCTGCCGCCATGGCCGCCACCCCGGAAGGAGCCTCCGCGTGA